CGCCACCGCCGCCCGCCATCTCGACGGTGTCGCCGCCGCCGAGTACGTCCCCGGGCACACCAGCATGCTGCGCCGCGAACCGCTCGGCGTGGTGGCCGGACTCGCGCCCTGGAACCATCCGCTGCTGATGGCGGCGTGGAAGGTCGGGCCCGCCCTGGCCGCCGGCAACTCCATCGTGCTCAAGCCCGCCGCGCAGACCCCGCTGACCGCGCTGGCGCTGGGGCCGCTCGCCGCCCGCGCCGGCCTGCCCGACGGGGTGCTCAACGTGGTGACCGGTGGGGCCGAGGAAGGCCACCGGCTCGCCGCCCACCCGGACGTGGACCTGGTCTCGGTCACCGGCGGTACGGCCACCGGCCGACGGGTGCAGGCGGCGGCGGCCCGGCACGTCGCGCGTACCCATCTGGAACTGGGCGGCAACAGCCCGCTCGTGGTGTTCGCCGACGCCGACCTGGACCGGGCCCTGGACGCCGCGCTCTCGCTCGGGTTCTTCAACGCCGGGCAGGACTGCACCGCCGCCGCCCGGTTCCTGGTGCAGCGCTCGCGCTACGACCAGTTCGCCGAGACGCTGGCCCGGCGGACCGCCCGGTTGACCGTCGGCGACCCGCTGCACGAGGTGGACCAGGGGTCGCTGATCGACCGGGCCAACCGGGACCGGGTCGCGGCGCTGGTCGCGGACGCCGTGGCGGCGGGCCACACCCCGCTGACCGGCGGGCGGATCGTGCACCCGGACGGGCTGCCCGACGGGGCGTTCTACGCGCCGACCGTCTTCGCCGGTGTCCCGGACGACGCGCCGATCGTCGCCGAGGAGGTCTTCGGACCGGTGGTGACCGTGCAGCCCTTCGACGACGAGGACGAGGCGCTGCACCGCGCCAACGACTCGCCGTACGGGCTGGCCGCCGCCGTCTACACGCGTGACGTCGGCCGGGCGATGCGGTTCGCCCGCGACCTGGAGGTGGGTCAGGTCTGCGTCAACTCCTTCGGCGTCGGCGCGGAGGAGATGCCGCACGGCGGGGTGAAACAGTCCGGCCACGGCAGCGACCTGTCCCGGTACGGCTTCGAGGAGTTCACCCGACTCAAACACGTCGTGGTGCACCTCGGCGAAGCCGACGTGGCGACCGCACGGGAGGGTGGGACCGATGACTGACCCCGAGCGGGAGCGGCTCGCCGCCCTGCGCGCCGCCGTCCCGCTGCTGGCGACCAGGGCGTACCTGTTCAGTGGTGGGATCGCGCCGCTGGCCGAGCCGGTACGCGCCGAGATGGCGACCTGGGTCGACCGGTGGGCGGGCGACCCGCTGACGCACCGCGCCGACTACTTCGGTGACTGGGGCCGGTTGCGCACCGAGTTCGCCGGTCTGGTCGGTGCGGCACCGGCGGAGGTCGCGATCACCGAGAACACCTCCCGCGCGACGAACCTGGCACTGCGGCTGCTGGGCCTGCCGGCCGGCTCGACGGTGCTGGTCGACGACACCACGTACCCGACGATGGCCTGGGCCGCGCTCCGCCACGGCCTGCGGGTCCGGCTGGTCCGCCGGGCACCGGACGAGGCGGCGGTGGACGCCTTCGCCGCACTCACCGATCCGGGTACGAGCTGTCTCGCCGTCTCCCACGTGGCCGCGCTCGACGGCTACCGGCACGACCTGGCGGACCTGGCCGGTCTCTGCGCCGACCGGGGGATGCGCTTGTTCGTCGACGCCGCGCAGTCCACCGGCGCGGTGCCGGTCGACATGGCCCGCGACGGGATCGACGCGCTGGTCAGCACCGCGATGAAGTGGCTGCTCGGCCCGCCCGGGATCGGTTTCCTCGCGGTCCGGGAGGCCGCCGCCGCCGGCACGCCGCTGGACGTCGGCTACGTCAGCGCCCGGATCGCGGATTCGTACCAGCTCACCGAACTCCCACCGGTACCGTCCGGCGCGGCCGGCACCGAGGTGGGGTTGGCCGCGCTGCCGCTGCTCGCGGCGGCCACCGCTGGGATCCGGCTGGTCCGCGCCGCCGGCGTCGACACCATCGCCGACCGGGTGACACACCTGGT
Above is a window of Verrucosispora sp. NA02020 DNA encoding:
- a CDS encoding aldehyde dehydrogenase family protein, which translates into the protein MTGLLADATGAWIDGAWHGGDTEQPVTDPARGRLVRRLAGPGTAGVDLAVDVARQRYVGGVWRRTSPAARAAVLLRLADLVEEHGAELARTETAETGSPLRLRHAVDVEGTAAALRWFATAARHLDGVAAAEYVPGHTSMLRREPLGVVAGLAPWNHPLLMAAWKVGPALAAGNSIVLKPAAQTPLTALALGPLAARAGLPDGVLNVVTGGAEEGHRLAAHPDVDLVSVTGGTATGRRVQAAAARHVARTHLELGGNSPLVVFADADLDRALDAALSLGFFNAGQDCTAAARFLVQRSRYDQFAETLARRTARLTVGDPLHEVDQGSLIDRANRDRVAALVADAVAAGHTPLTGGRIVHPDGLPDGAFYAPTVFAGVPDDAPIVAEEVFGPVVTVQPFDDEDEALHRANDSPYGLAAAVYTRDVGRAMRFARDLEVGQVCVNSFGVGAEEMPHGGVKQSGHGSDLSRYGFEEFTRLKHVVVHLGEADVATAREGGTDD
- a CDS encoding aminotransferase class V-fold PLP-dependent enzyme produces the protein MTDPERERLAALRAAVPLLATRAYLFSGGIAPLAEPVRAEMATWVDRWAGDPLTHRADYFGDWGRLRTEFAGLVGAAPAEVAITENTSRATNLALRLLGLPAGSTVLVDDTTYPTMAWAALRHGLRVRLVRRAPDEAAVDAFAALTDPGTSCLAVSHVAALDGYRHDLADLAGLCADRGMRLFVDAAQSTGAVPVDMARDGIDALVSTAMKWLLGPPGIGFLAVREAAAAGTPLDVGYVSARIADSYQLTELPPVPSGAAGTEVGLAALPLLAAATAGIRLVRAAGVDTIADRVTHLVGRVVDGLARRGLTVLTPAQPRWRAGVVAFAVDDAPALAGHLREHGVDVWGYPSGRVRVDPHGFNDDDDIDRLVEGIDAWQTRR